In a single window of the Streptacidiphilus sp. P02-A3a genome:
- a CDS encoding CaiB/BaiF CoA-transferase family protein, whose product MPEPAAAPLAGVLVADFSRVLAGPLATATLADLGATVVKVERPGSGDDTRAWGPPFVDGTAAYFDAANRSKHGITLDLADPADAVAARELALRADVLVENFRPGALARHGLDHAALRAGNPGLVYCSITGFGGASPLPGYDFVVQAVGGLMSITGEAQGPPAKVGVALVDVLTAKDAVTAILAALRHRDRTGEGQLVEVNLLSSLLGSLANQASGYLATGRAPQAMGNQHPSIAPYETLRCGADGTGLLAVACGNDGQFRALAGVLGEPGLAADPRFATNPERVRNRPALIAALERALAADDARSWQLRLSAVGVPCGPVNDLAGAFALADELGLGPVVDVGDGRVPQVRSPLRLSATPVRPPVAPPRLGQHNDTVRAWLAAPPGQPLPAPTGGTAPGAGPDTGPDTGPDTGPDTTDSECEATA is encoded by the coding sequence GTGCCCGAGCCCGCAGCCGCGCCCCTGGCGGGCGTCCTGGTCGCCGACTTCAGCCGGGTCCTGGCCGGGCCGCTGGCCACCGCCACCCTGGCCGACCTCGGGGCGACCGTGGTCAAGGTGGAGCGCCCCGGCAGCGGCGACGACACCCGCGCCTGGGGCCCGCCCTTCGTCGACGGCACCGCCGCCTACTTCGACGCCGCCAACCGCTCCAAGCACGGCATCACGCTGGACCTGGCCGACCCGGCGGACGCGGTCGCCGCCCGCGAGCTGGCGCTGCGCGCCGACGTGCTGGTGGAGAACTTCCGCCCGGGCGCCCTCGCCCGGCACGGCCTGGACCACGCCGCGCTGCGCGCCGGGAACCCGGGACTGGTCTACTGCTCGATCACCGGCTTCGGCGGCGCCAGCCCGCTGCCCGGGTACGACTTCGTGGTGCAGGCCGTGGGCGGGCTGATGAGCATCACCGGCGAGGCGCAGGGCCCGCCCGCCAAGGTCGGCGTGGCGCTGGTGGACGTGCTCACCGCCAAGGACGCGGTCACCGCGATCCTCGCCGCGCTGCGCCACCGCGACCGCACCGGCGAGGGCCAGCTGGTCGAGGTGAACCTGCTCTCCAGCCTGCTCGGCTCCCTCGCCAACCAGGCCAGTGGCTACCTCGCCACCGGCCGCGCGCCGCAGGCCATGGGCAACCAGCACCCCAGCATCGCCCCGTACGAGACGCTGCGCTGCGGCGCCGACGGGACCGGCCTGCTCGCCGTGGCCTGCGGCAACGACGGCCAGTTCCGGGCCCTGGCCGGAGTCCTGGGCGAGCCCGGGCTGGCGGCCGACCCGCGCTTCGCGACCAACCCGGAGCGGGTGCGCAACCGTCCGGCGCTGATCGCGGCGCTGGAGCGGGCGCTGGCCGCCGACGACGCCAGGAGCTGGCAGCTGCGGCTGAGCGCGGTCGGCGTGCCCTGCGGCCCGGTCAACGACCTGGCCGGGGCCTTCGCCCTGGCCGACGAGCTGGGGCTGGGGCCGGTGGTCGACGTCGGCGACGGGCGGGTACCGCAGGTCCGCAGCCCGCTGCGGCTGTCGGCGACCCCGGTCCGGCCACCGGTCGCCCCGCCCCGGCTCGGCCAGCACAACGACACCGTCCGCGCCTGGCTGGCGGCCCCGCCCGGCCAGCCGCTCCCCGCGCCGACCGGCGGCACCGCCCCCGGCGCCGGCCCTGACACCGGCCCTGACACCGGCCCTGACACCGGCCCTGACACCACCGACTCCGAATGTGAGGCCACCGCATGA
- a CDS encoding metallopeptidase TldD-related protein — protein sequence MSDQILRAAAPHEIVERALALSRTDGCVVIADEESTANLRWAGNALTTNGVTRGRTLTVIATVDGREGTAAGVVSREAVTVDELESLVRAAEAVARTAGPAEDAQPLVQPSGAPSADFTAEPGETGIEVFADFAPALGEAFARAGKSGRLLYGFANHMVTSTYLGSSTGLRLRHDQPTGTLELNAKTSDLTGSAWAGAATRDFTDVDPGALEEQLARRLGWGERRIDLPAGRYEALLPPSALADLMIYLSWSSGGRDAAEGRTVFSKKGGASQGGGERAGSTRIGERLSRLPLRLHSDPAYPGLEAAPFAVTHASGGDSSVFDNGLPLAPTDWVRDGELANLLTTRHSAALTGLDVRPAIDNLVLDAHGPDGGGDSLEDLVARTERGLLLTCLWYIREVDPATLLLTGLTRDGVYLVEDGEVKGAVNNFRFNESPVDLLGRITEAGRTERCLPREWGDYFTRAAMPPVRVADFNMSSVSQAS from the coding sequence ATGTCCGATCAGATCCTTCGGGCGGCAGCCCCCCACGAGATCGTCGAGCGGGCGCTCGCGCTGTCCCGCACCGACGGCTGCGTCGTCATCGCCGACGAGGAGTCCACCGCCAACCTGCGCTGGGCCGGGAACGCACTGACCACCAACGGTGTCACCCGGGGCCGGACGCTCACCGTCATCGCCACGGTGGACGGCCGCGAGGGCACCGCCGCCGGGGTCGTCTCGCGCGAGGCGGTGACCGTCGACGAGCTGGAGTCGCTGGTCCGGGCGGCCGAGGCGGTGGCCCGGACGGCCGGTCCGGCCGAGGACGCGCAGCCGCTGGTCCAGCCGTCCGGCGCGCCCTCGGCGGACTTCACCGCCGAGCCCGGCGAGACCGGCATCGAGGTCTTCGCCGACTTCGCGCCCGCCCTCGGCGAGGCCTTCGCCCGGGCCGGGAAGAGCGGTCGGCTGCTCTACGGCTTCGCCAACCACATGGTCACCTCGACCTACCTGGGCAGCAGCACCGGCCTGCGGCTGCGGCACGACCAGCCCACCGGCACGCTGGAGCTCAACGCCAAGACCAGCGACCTGACCGGCTCCGCCTGGGCCGGGGCGGCCACCCGCGACTTCACCGACGTCGACCCCGGCGCGCTGGAGGAGCAGCTGGCCCGGCGGCTCGGCTGGGGCGAGCGCCGGATCGACCTGCCGGCCGGGCGCTACGAGGCGCTGCTGCCGCCGTCGGCGCTGGCCGACCTGATGATCTACCTGAGCTGGTCCTCCGGCGGCCGGGACGCGGCCGAGGGGCGCACCGTCTTCTCCAAGAAGGGAGGCGCGTCGCAGGGCGGCGGGGAGCGGGCGGGAAGCACCCGGATCGGCGAGCGGCTCTCGCGGCTGCCGCTGCGGCTGCACAGCGACCCGGCGTACCCGGGCCTGGAGGCCGCGCCGTTCGCGGTCACCCACGCCTCCGGCGGGGACTCCTCGGTCTTCGACAACGGCCTGCCGCTGGCGCCGACCGACTGGGTGCGCGACGGCGAGCTGGCGAACCTGCTGACCACCCGCCACTCGGCCGCGCTGACCGGCCTGGACGTCCGCCCCGCGATCGACAACCTGGTGCTGGACGCGCACGGTCCGGACGGCGGCGGCGACTCGCTGGAGGACCTGGTCGCCAGGACCGAGCGCGGACTGCTGCTCACCTGCCTGTGGTACATCCGCGAGGTGGACCCGGCGACGCTGCTGCTCACCGGGCTCACCCGGGACGGTGTCTACCTGGTCGAGGACGGCGAGGTGAAGGGGGCGGTGAACAACTTCCGCTTCAACGAGTCGCCGGTGGACCTGCTGGGCCGGATCACCGAGGCCGGTCGGACCGAGCGCTGCCTGCCGCGCGAGTGGGGCGACTACTTCACCCGCGCCGCGATGCCGCCGGTGCGGGTGGCCGACTTCAACATGAGCTCGGTCAGCCAGGCCTCCTGA
- a CDS encoding TldD/PmbA family protein gives MPDTPSSLDPAFQALPLRALADAALSRARALGAGHADFRLERVRSASWLLRDARPSGSSDTLQLGYAVRVVLGGAWGFAAGVDLTPEAAARVAEQAVAVARISAGISAASGTEDLVELADEPVYGDVSWVSAYQVNPFEVADAEKTALLADWSSRLLAADGVSHVTATLLTVQENKFYADTAGTMTTQQRIRLHPVLEAVSVDERTGAFDSMRTLAAPAGRGWEYLTGTGWDWDAELAELPVLLAEKMKAPSVQAGRYDLVIDPTNLWLTIHESIGHATELDRALGYEAAYAGTSFATFDKLGSLRYGSDVMHVTGDRTVEHGLSTIGYDDEGVRTQSWDLIKDGTLVGYQLDRRMAKLKGLGRSNGCAFADSPAHVPVQRMANVSLQPAADGPDTAGLIAGVENGIYILGDRSWSIDMQRYNFQFTGQRFFAIRNGRLAGQLKDVAYQATTTDFWGSMEAVGGPQTYHLGGAFNCGKAQPGQVAAVSHGCPSALFRSVNVLNTQQEAGH, from the coding sequence ATGCCGGACACACCCTCGTCCCTCGATCCCGCGTTCCAGGCGCTGCCGTTGCGCGCGCTGGCCGACGCCGCCCTGTCCCGCGCCCGCGCGCTCGGCGCCGGGCACGCCGACTTCCGGCTGGAGCGGGTCCGCAGCGCCTCCTGGCTGCTGCGCGACGCCCGCCCCTCCGGCAGCTCCGACACCCTGCAGCTCGGCTACGCCGTCCGGGTCGTCCTCGGCGGGGCCTGGGGCTTCGCCGCCGGGGTGGACCTGACGCCGGAGGCCGCCGCCCGGGTCGCCGAGCAGGCGGTCGCGGTGGCCAGGATCAGCGCCGGGATCAGCGCCGCCTCGGGCACCGAGGACCTGGTCGAGCTCGCCGACGAGCCGGTCTACGGGGACGTCAGCTGGGTGTCCGCGTACCAGGTCAACCCGTTCGAGGTGGCCGACGCCGAGAAGACCGCGCTGCTGGCCGACTGGAGCTCGCGGCTGCTGGCGGCCGACGGGGTGTCCCATGTCACCGCCACCCTGCTGACGGTCCAGGAGAACAAGTTCTACGCCGACACCGCCGGCACGATGACCACCCAGCAGCGGATCCGGCTGCACCCGGTGCTGGAGGCCGTCTCGGTCGACGAGCGGACCGGCGCGTTCGACTCGATGCGCACCCTGGCCGCCCCGGCCGGACGCGGCTGGGAGTACCTGACCGGGACCGGCTGGGACTGGGACGCCGAACTCGCCGAACTGCCGGTGCTGCTCGCCGAGAAGATGAAGGCCCCCAGCGTCCAGGCCGGGCGCTACGACCTGGTGATCGACCCGACCAACCTGTGGCTGACCATCCACGAGTCCATCGGCCACGCCACCGAACTCGACCGCGCGCTCGGCTACGAGGCCGCCTACGCCGGGACCTCCTTCGCGACCTTCGACAAGCTGGGCAGCCTGCGCTACGGCTCCGACGTGATGCACGTCACCGGCGACCGGACGGTCGAGCACGGCCTGTCCACCATCGGCTACGACGACGAGGGCGTGCGCACCCAGTCCTGGGACCTGATCAAGGACGGCACCCTGGTCGGCTACCAGCTGGACCGGCGGATGGCCAAGTTGAAGGGCCTGGGCCGGTCCAACGGCTGCGCCTTCGCCGACTCCCCGGCGCACGTCCCGGTGCAGCGGATGGCCAACGTCTCGCTGCAACCCGCCGCCGACGGCCCGGACACCGCCGGGCTGATCGCGGGCGTCGAGAACGGCATCTACATCCTCGGGGACCGCTCCTGGTCGATCGACATGCAGCGGTACAACTTCCAGTTCACCGGGCAGCGCTTCTTCGCCATCAGGAACGGCCGCCTCGCCGGGCAGCTCAAGGACGTCGCCTACCAGGCCACCACCACCGACTTCTGGGGTTCGATGGAGGCCGTCGGCGGCCCGCAGACGTACCACCTCGGCGGGGCCTTCAACTGCGGCAAGGCGCAGCCCGGTCAGGTCGCGGCGGTCTCGCACGGCTGCCCTTCGGCCCTGTTCCGCTCCGTCAACGTGCTCAACACCCAGCAGGAGGCCGGTCACTGA
- the moaA gene encoding GTP 3',8-cyclase MoaA gives MLIDTFGRRAVDLRVSLTDRCNLRCTYCMPEQGLNWLPRHDLLDDQEVVRLVRIAVTRLGVTEVRFTGGEPLIRPGLVGIVAACAALEPRPELSVTTNGLGLARTAAALREAGLDRVNVSMDTLDRETFHTLTRRDRLPEVLAGLAAAEAAGLRPVKINTVLMRGVNDHEAADLLDWCLEQGYELRFIEQMPLDAQHGWQRADMVTAEEILTRLGRRFELVPEPLAGRGAAPAERWLVAGRTTPDGRPARVGVIASVTRPFCRACDRTRLTADGQIRDCLFATTETDLRAALRSGADDEAIAALWRTAMWGKKAGGAIDAPDFAQPERPMSAIGG, from the coding sequence GTGCTGATCGACACGTTCGGGCGCCGCGCAGTCGATCTGCGCGTGTCGCTGACCGACCGCTGCAATCTGCGCTGCACTTACTGCATGCCGGAGCAGGGCCTGAACTGGCTCCCCCGGCACGACCTGCTGGACGACCAGGAGGTCGTCCGGCTGGTGCGGATCGCGGTCACCCGGCTGGGCGTCACCGAGGTCCGCTTCACCGGCGGCGAGCCGCTGATCAGGCCCGGCCTGGTCGGCATCGTGGCGGCCTGCGCCGCGCTGGAGCCGCGCCCGGAACTCTCGGTGACCACCAACGGCCTGGGCCTGGCCCGCACCGCCGCCGCGCTGCGCGAGGCCGGGCTCGACCGGGTGAACGTCTCGATGGACACCCTCGACCGGGAGACCTTCCACACACTGACCCGCCGCGACCGGCTGCCGGAGGTGCTGGCCGGGCTGGCCGCCGCCGAGGCGGCCGGGCTGCGGCCGGTGAAGATCAACACCGTGCTGATGCGCGGCGTCAACGACCACGAGGCCGCCGACCTGCTCGACTGGTGCCTGGAACAGGGCTACGAGCTGCGCTTCATCGAGCAGATGCCGCTGGACGCGCAGCACGGCTGGCAGCGGGCCGACATGGTCACCGCCGAGGAGATCCTGACCCGGCTCGGCCGACGCTTCGAGCTGGTCCCCGAGCCCCTGGCGGGGCGCGGGGCCGCGCCCGCCGAGCGCTGGCTGGTCGCCGGCCGCACCACGCCGGACGGCCGCCCCGCCCGGGTCGGCGTGATCGCCAGCGTCACCCGGCCCTTCTGCCGGGCCTGCGACCGGACCAGGCTCACCGCCGACGGCCAGATCCGCGACTGCCTCTTCGCCACCACCGAGACCGACCTGCGCGCCGCCCTGCGCTCGGGCGCCGACGACGAGGCGATCGCGGCACTGTGGCGTACCGCGATGTGGGGCAAGAAGGCCGGGGGCGCGATAGACGCACCGGACTTCGCCCAGCCGGAACGGCCGATGTCCGCCATCGGCGGCTGA
- a CDS encoding acyl-CoA dehydrogenase family protein — translation MSRPALDPRDPLGLDDLFDAEELAVRDTVRAWCDDRVQPYIADWYERGELPQVRELARELGALGALGMHLEGYGCAGASAVQYGLACLELEATDSGLRSLVSVQGSLAMYAIHHWGSEEQRQRWLPGMAAGETIGCFGLTEPDHGSDPASMRTRAKRDGTDWVLDGRKMWITNGSVAGVAVVWAQTDEAVRGFVVPTDTPGFSAPEIKHKASLRASVTSELVLDGVRLPADAVLPEVRGLKGPLSCLNQARYGIVWGALGAARSCLEAARQYSTTREQFGRPIGGFQLTQAKLADMSLELNKGLLLALHLGRRMDTGTLRPEQVSYGKLNSVREAISIARTARTILGANGISFEYPVMRHAANLESVLTYEGTPEMHQLVIGQTLTGQSAFR, via the coding sequence ATGAGCCGCCCCGCCCTCGACCCCCGCGACCCGCTCGGCCTGGACGACCTCTTCGACGCCGAGGAGCTCGCCGTCCGCGACACCGTCCGCGCCTGGTGCGACGACCGGGTGCAGCCGTACATCGCCGACTGGTACGAACGCGGCGAGCTGCCGCAGGTCCGCGAGCTGGCCCGGGAGCTGGGCGCGCTCGGCGCGCTCGGCATGCACCTGGAGGGCTACGGCTGCGCCGGGGCCAGCGCCGTCCAGTACGGCCTGGCCTGCCTGGAGCTGGAGGCCACCGACTCCGGCCTGCGGTCGCTGGTCTCGGTGCAGGGCTCGCTGGCGATGTACGCCATCCACCACTGGGGCTCCGAGGAGCAGCGGCAGCGCTGGCTGCCGGGCATGGCGGCGGGCGAGACCATCGGCTGCTTCGGGCTGACCGAGCCGGACCACGGCTCCGACCCGGCCTCGATGCGCACCCGCGCCAAGCGGGACGGCACCGACTGGGTGCTGGACGGCCGCAAGATGTGGATCACCAACGGCTCGGTGGCCGGGGTGGCCGTGGTCTGGGCGCAGACCGACGAGGCCGTCCGGGGCTTCGTCGTGCCCACCGACACCCCGGGCTTCTCGGCTCCGGAGATCAAGCACAAGGCCTCGCTGCGCGCCTCGGTCACCAGCGAGCTGGTGCTGGACGGCGTGCGGCTGCCCGCCGACGCGGTCCTGCCCGAGGTGCGCGGCCTCAAGGGCCCGCTGTCCTGCCTGAACCAGGCCCGCTACGGCATCGTCTGGGGGGCGCTCGGCGCCGCCCGCTCCTGCCTGGAGGCCGCCCGCCAGTACAGCACCACCCGGGAGCAGTTCGGCCGCCCCATCGGCGGCTTCCAGCTGACCCAGGCCAAGCTCGCCGACATGTCGCTGGAACTCAACAAGGGCCTGCTGCTGGCGCTGCACCTGGGCCGCCGGATGGACACCGGGACGCTGCGCCCGGAGCAGGTCAGCTACGGCAAGCTGAACAGCGTCCGCGAGGCGATCAGCATCGCCCGGACCGCGCGCACCATCCTCGGCGCCAACGGCATCAGCTTCGAGTACCCGGTGATGCGGCACGCCGCCAACCTGGAGAGCGTGCTGACCTACGAGGGCACCCCGGAGATGCACCAGCTGGTCATCGGTCAGACGCTGACCGGGCAGAGCGCCTTCCGCTGA
- a CDS encoding SURF1 family protein, protein MLRILLTRRWVILTLVFAMLIPVMYLLGIWQFHRYQQTNRSDAATAQNLAAAPVPIDRISRPGATVPYSEMYRHVTATGVFDVRDQYVIRNREDNSGDNEGYYLVTPLILANGDAVLIARGWVAPNGVDAAAYPSVPGTPTGTVTVFGRLAPDETTAVTGIHNSGGLPPHQAMLINSTLESRILNRPVVAGYIALVSTTPQLSSADSAQVIPGPNAASASTTDDMAVVGKGVHLPYAIQWWLFAAMVPVGWFFLFRRDVRDQRGEGRQKAEPVPVKTVAEYMAERKAAQAAAAAASGAASDDPADGAAESTADTTTPAASGVGAKE, encoded by the coding sequence GTGCTTCGCATCCTCCTGACCCGGCGCTGGGTGATCCTGACTCTGGTCTTCGCCATGCTGATCCCGGTCATGTACCTCCTGGGCATCTGGCAGTTCCACCGCTACCAGCAGACCAACCGCAGCGACGCGGCCACCGCGCAGAACCTGGCGGCGGCGCCGGTCCCGATCGACCGGATCTCGCGCCCCGGCGCGACCGTGCCGTACAGCGAGATGTACCGGCACGTCACCGCGACCGGGGTGTTCGACGTCCGGGACCAGTACGTGATCCGGAACCGGGAGGACAACTCCGGTGACAACGAGGGCTACTACCTGGTCACCCCGCTGATCCTGGCGAACGGCGACGCGGTGCTGATCGCCCGCGGCTGGGTGGCGCCCAACGGCGTCGACGCCGCCGCCTACCCGAGTGTCCCGGGGACGCCCACCGGCACGGTCACCGTCTTCGGCCGACTGGCCCCGGACGAGACCACCGCGGTCACCGGCATCCACAACAGCGGCGGGCTGCCGCCGCACCAGGCGATGCTGATCAACAGCACGCTGGAGAGCAGGATCCTGAACCGCCCGGTGGTGGCCGGGTACATCGCGCTGGTGTCCACCACCCCGCAGCTCAGCTCGGCCGACTCGGCGCAGGTGATCCCCGGTCCCAACGCCGCCTCCGCGTCCACCACCGACGACATGGCGGTGGTCGGCAAGGGCGTGCACCTGCCGTACGCGATCCAGTGGTGGCTGTTCGCGGCGATGGTCCCGGTGGGCTGGTTCTTCCTGTTCCGACGGGACGTCAGGGACCAGCGCGGCGAGGGCAGGCAGAAGGCCGAGCCGGTGCCGGTGAAGACCGTGGCCGAGTACATGGCCGAGCGGAAGGCCGCGCAGGCGGCAGCGGCGGCGGCGTCCGGCGCGGCGTCCGACGACCCGGCCGACGGCGCGGCCGAAAGCACCGCCGACACCACGACCCCGGCCGCCTCCGGCGTCGGCGCCAAGGAGTAG
- a CDS encoding DEDDh family exonuclease — protein sequence METSTEARGAAHPYPAGGWAVVDVETTGLGRTDRVVSVGVYRLDPGGEVLDHWYTPVNPGRDPGPVWIHGLTSELLATAPTFAEIAEELSERLAGRVLVAHNALFDWSMISREYARMGSRVPVEQRLCTIVLARDLRLPLPNHRLGTLATHFGVVPRQAHHALDDARVLAEVFQPSLRLAVQTGVALPLTPCVPPTDLGEDDQAPSRPASGAGWSPYRPARRRPACPYPNPGRWQPDSPLVQGMRVAISGDTATDRELLEDRLTEAGLHVASSVSSRTSLLVTNEPGGWTTKARRARQVGTPVVDEAAFLQLLRDVVPQPE from the coding sequence ATGGAAACGAGCACGGAAGCGCGCGGCGCCGCGCACCCCTACCCGGCGGGTGGCTGGGCGGTCGTCGACGTCGAGACGACCGGCCTCGGCCGGACCGACCGGGTGGTGTCGGTCGGCGTCTACCGGCTCGATCCCGGGGGCGAGGTGCTGGACCACTGGTACACCCCGGTGAACCCGGGCCGCGATCCGGGGCCGGTCTGGATCCACGGCCTGACCAGCGAGTTGCTGGCGACCGCGCCGACCTTCGCGGAGATCGCCGAGGAGCTCTCGGAGCGGCTGGCGGGCCGGGTGCTGGTCGCCCACAACGCGCTGTTCGACTGGTCGATGATCTCCCGCGAGTACGCCCGGATGGGTTCCCGGGTCCCGGTGGAGCAGCGGCTGTGCACCATCGTGCTGGCCCGCGACCTGCGGCTGCCGCTGCCCAACCACCGGTTGGGCACCCTGGCCACGCACTTCGGGGTGGTCCCGCGACAGGCGCACCACGCCCTGGACGACGCCCGGGTGCTGGCCGAGGTGTTCCAGCCGAGCCTGCGGCTGGCGGTGCAGACGGGCGTGGCGCTGCCGCTGACGCCGTGCGTGCCGCCGACCGACCTGGGCGAGGACGACCAGGCGCCGTCCCGCCCGGCCTCCGGCGCGGGCTGGAGCCCGTACCGCCCGGCCCGGCGCAGGCCCGCCTGCCCCTACCCGAACCCGGGCCGCTGGCAGCCCGACTCCCCGCTGGTGCAGGGGATGCGGGTGGCGATCAGCGGCGACACCGCGACCGACCGGGAGCTGCTGGAGGACCGGCTGACCGAGGCCGGGCTGCATGTCGCCTCCTCGGTCAGCAGCCGCACCAGCCTGCTGGTCACCAACGAGCCCGGCGGCTGGACGACCAAGGCCCGCCGGGCCCGGCAGGTCGGTACGCCGGTGGTGGACGAGGCCGCGTTCCTGCAACTGCTGCGGGACGTGGTGCCGCAGCCGGAGTGA
- a CDS encoding zinc-dependent alcohol dehydrogenase family protein, whose protein sequence is MRATVIQGPHDIRVEEVPDPVVREPGDAVVRTVLACICGSDLWAYRGVAERQPGQRIGHEFLGVVEAVGSEVRGFRPGDLVVAPFVWSDGVCEFCREGLQTSCPHGGFWGSPGSDGGQGEAVRVPFADGTLVQLPRDAAGDPRLLTALLALSDVMATGHHAALAAGVRPGSTVAVVGDGAVGLCGVLAARRLGAERIIALGRHPDRTAIARTFGATDIVAVRGEEAVAAVRELTGGVGAHAVLEAVGTEESMRTAISIARDGGGVGYVGVPHGGSAGVDVGQMFDRNVALRGGVAPARAYIPELLADVLSGAIDPSPVFDATVGLDGVPGGYRAMDERTALKVKIAF, encoded by the coding sequence ATGCGCGCCACCGTTATCCAAGGCCCCCACGACATACGCGTCGAGGAGGTCCCCGACCCGGTCGTCCGCGAGCCAGGTGACGCCGTGGTGCGCACCGTCCTCGCCTGCATCTGCGGCAGTGACCTGTGGGCCTACCGGGGCGTCGCCGAGCGGCAGCCGGGGCAGCGGATCGGGCACGAGTTCCTGGGCGTGGTCGAGGCGGTCGGCTCCGAGGTGCGCGGGTTCCGGCCCGGTGACCTGGTGGTGGCGCCCTTCGTCTGGTCCGACGGCGTCTGCGAGTTCTGCCGCGAGGGCCTGCAGACCTCCTGCCCGCACGGCGGATTCTGGGGCAGCCCCGGCTCCGACGGCGGCCAGGGCGAGGCGGTCCGGGTGCCGTTCGCCGACGGCACCCTGGTCCAGCTGCCCAGGGACGCCGCCGGTGACCCCCGGCTGCTGACCGCGCTGCTGGCGCTGTCGGACGTGATGGCCACCGGGCACCACGCGGCACTGGCCGCCGGGGTGCGGCCCGGGTCCACGGTCGCCGTTGTCGGCGACGGCGCGGTCGGCCTGTGCGGCGTGCTGGCCGCCCGCCGCCTGGGCGCCGAGCGGATCATCGCGCTCGGCCGGCACCCGGACCGCACCGCCATCGCCCGGACCTTCGGCGCCACCGACATCGTCGCGGTGCGCGGCGAGGAGGCCGTCGCGGCGGTGCGCGAGCTGACCGGCGGGGTCGGCGCGCACGCGGTGCTGGAGGCGGTGGGCACCGAGGAGTCGATGCGCACCGCGATCTCCATCGCCCGGGACGGCGGCGGCGTCGGCTACGTCGGCGTGCCGCACGGCGGCAGCGCGGGGGTGGACGTCGGCCAGATGTTCGACCGCAACGTGGCGCTGCGCGGCGGTGTCGCCCCGGCCCGCGCCTACATCCCGGAGCTGCTGGCCGACGTGCTGTCCGGGGCGATCGACCCCTCGCCGGTGTTCGACGCGACGGTCGGCCTGGACGGCGTCCCCGGCGGCTACCGGGCGATGGACGAGCGCACCGCGCTGAAGGTCAAGATCGCCTTCTGA
- a CDS encoding DUF3099 domain-containing protein, translated as MGKFLGLSSKIGGKGGAPGVVRITGARSSLTEDVRGRQRRYMFAMAVRTLCVVLAIVLWQESRILAIIALVGGTLIPYLAVVYANAGRENAPDLPDTFVGYQPPPMLGPGTGVPGQATPSAPTQPG; from the coding sequence ATGGGGAAGTTCCTGGGCTTGAGCAGCAAGATCGGCGGCAAGGGCGGTGCGCCCGGGGTCGTCCGGATCACCGGCGCGCGGTCGAGCCTGACCGAGGACGTCCGCGGACGCCAGCGCCGCTACATGTTCGCGATGGCGGTGCGCACGCTGTGCGTGGTGCTGGCGATCGTGCTCTGGCAGGAGTCCCGGATCCTGGCGATCATCGCGCTGGTCGGCGGGACGCTGATCCCGTACCTCGCGGTGGTGTACGCGAACGCGGGCCGCGAGAACGCCCCCGACCTGCCGGACACCTTCGTCGGCTACCAGCCCCCGCCGATGCTCGGCCCGGGCACCGGCGTCCCCGGCCAGGCCACGCCGTCGGCCCCCACCCAGCCCGGCTGA